Proteins encoded together in one Thermoplasmata archaeon window:
- a CDS encoding SUF system NifU family Fe-S cluster assembly protein, whose translation MPDLRELYQETILDHSKKPRNFRELPEASAKAVGHNPLCGDRVTVYLRVDDSKIADVAFVGQGCAISKASASLMTDAVKGKSKAEAHALFERFHKMVTARPGDPVDASLGKLAVLSGVCEFPVRVKCASLPWHTLEAALEAKTDTVSLE comes from the coding sequence ATGCCCGACCTCCGTGAGTTGTACCAGGAGACGATCCTCGACCACAGCAAGAAGCCTCGGAACTTCCGCGAGCTCCCGGAGGCGAGCGCGAAGGCGGTCGGCCACAACCCGCTGTGCGGGGACCGGGTGACCGTCTACCTGCGGGTCGACGACAGCAAGATCGCGGACGTCGCGTTCGTCGGCCAGGGCTGCGCGATCTCGAAAGCCTCGGCGTCGCTGATGACCGACGCGGTCAAGGGGAAGTCGAAGGCGGAAGCGCACGCGTTGTTCGAGCGGTTCCACAAGATGGTGACGGCCCGTCCGGGCGACCCCGTGGACGCCTCGCTCGGCAAGCTGGCGGTCTTGTCCGGCGTCTGCGAGTTCCCCGTCCGGGTGAAGTGCGCCAGCCTGCCATGGCACACCCTCGAGGCGGCGCTCGAGGCGAAGACGGACACGGTCTCCTTGGAGTGA